The Microcebus murinus isolate Inina chromosome 1, M.murinus_Inina_mat1.0, whole genome shotgun sequence genome includes a region encoding these proteins:
- the LOC105873880 gene encoding LOW QUALITY PROTEIN: glutaminase liver isoform, mitochondrial-like (The sequence of the model RefSeq protein was modified relative to this genomic sequence to represent the inferred CDS: deleted 4 bases in 2 codons): MRAMKALQNALSGLAGNDCRRGGWGHLSWSPLLGGGVRHLLSEAKAQGRGMPNSHQPQHQDHDSSESGMLSRLGDLLFYTVAEGQEQIPIHTFTTALKATGLQTTAPRLRDRMSQMRHMVQESSSGGLVDRDPFQNCVSSNILLLTQAFRKKFAIPDFEEFTGHVDRIFEGAKELTGGTVAGCIRQLAKSNSDLRGVSLCTVDGQWHSVGHTKIPFCLQSCVKPLTCAIPIRTLGTDYVPKFVGTEPSSLRYHKLSLDEEGTPHNPMVNAGAVAVSSSIKTDRNKAEKFDFVLQHLNRMVGNEHVGLGNAAFQSEKETGDGNYAIVCYLEEEKRSPKGVDMMAALDPYFRLCSVEVARESGSVMAATLANGGTCPVTGESVLGAEAVGNTLHLVPSCGRYDSSGQSAFHVGLPATSAVSGAILLVVPNVVGMVWLSPPLDKLGNSQRGINFCQKLVSLFNFHNYDNLCKLDPRHGGGEVQNKTTVVNLLFAAYGGDVPALRRSALSATDMEQKDWDSHTALHVAAAEGHTEAVKFLIEACEVNHFVKERWGNIPLDDAVQYNHLEVAKLLQDYRDSCTLSETQAEAAAEALSKKNLENMV; encoded by the exons ATGCGCGCTATGAAGGCTCTGCAGAATGCGCTGAGC GGGCTGGCGGGCAATGACTGCCGACGGGGAGGCTGGGGTCACCTGAGCTGGAGCCCCCTGCTTGGCGGAGGCGTCCGGCACCTGCTCAGTGAGGCCAAGGCGCAGGGCAGAGGGATGCCCAACAGCCACCAGCCACAGCACCAGGATCATGATTCTTCAGAGAGTGGCATGCTGTCCCGCCTGGG tgatttGCTTTTCTACACCGTTGCTGAGGGACAGGAACAAATCCCTATCCACACGTTCACTACGGCACTGAAGGCCACCGGACTGCAGACAACAGCTCCCCGGCTCCGGGACCGTATGAGTCAGATGCGCCACATGGTCCAAGAATCCAGCAGTGGTGGCCTTGTAGATCGAGATCCCTTCCAAAACTGTGTGAGCAGCAACATTTTACTCCTGACCCAGGCATTCCGAAAGAAGTTTGCTATTCCTGATTTTGAGGAGTTCACAGGCCATGTGGATCGCATCTTTGAGGGTGCCAAGGAGCTCACTGGAGGCACAGTGGCAGGCTGCATCCGTCAGCTGGCCAAGTCCAACTCAGACCTGCGGGGTGTCTCCCTGTGCACTGTGGACGGTCAGTGGCACTCTGTGGGCCACACCAAGATCCCCTTCTGCCTGCAGTCCTGTGTGAAGCCCCTCACCTGCGCCATCCCCATACGCACCCTGGGCACTGACTATGTGCCCAAGTTTGTGGGCACAGAGCCCAGCAGCCTGCGCTATCACAAGCTCTCCCTCGATGAGGAAGGAACTCCCCATAACCCCATGGTCAATGCTGGTGCCGTGGCCGTCAGCTCCTCGATCAAGACGGACCGTAACAAAGCGGAGAAGTTTGATTTTGTGTTGCAACATCTGAACAGAATGGTGGGGAACGAACACGTGGGTCTCGGCAATGCCGCATTCCAGTCAGAGAAGGAAACCGGGGATGGGAATTATGCCATCGTCTGTTATCTCGAGGAAGAGAAGCGCTCTCCTAAGGGGGTGGACATGATGGCTGCCCTTGATCCCTACTTCCGGCTGTGCTCTGTGGAGGTCGCCCGTGAATCAGGGAGCGTCATGGCGGCCACCCTCGCCAATGGCGGGACCTGCCCCGTCACAGGGGAGAGCGTGCTGGGCGCTGAGGCAGTAGGCAACACCCTTCACCTCGTGCCTTCCTGTGGCAGGTACGACTCCTCTGGCCAGTCTGCCTTCCATGTGGGCCTGCCAGCCACATCAGCTGTGTCAGGAGCTATACTTCTGGTGGTACCCAATGTCGTGGGAATGGTGTGGCTGTCACCCCCATTGGACAAGCTGGGGAACAGCCAGAGGGGCATTAACTTCTGCCAGAAGTTGGTGTCTCTCTTCAACTTCCACAACTATGACAACCTGTGTAAGTTAGACCCGCGGCATGGAGGGGGAGAAGTTCAGAATAAGACT actgtggtGAACCTGTTATTTGCTGCTTATGGTGGAGATGTCCCAGCTCTTCGAAGATCTGCCTTGTCGGCCACAGATATGGAACAGAAAGACTGGGACTCCCACACAGCTCTGCATGTTGCCGCAGCTGAAGGACACACTGAAGCTGTTAAATTCCTGATTGAGGCTTGCGAAGTGAATCATTTTGTCAAGGAGAGGTGGGGCAACATTCCCCTGGATGAC GCTGTGCAGTACAACCACCTGGAGGTGGCCAAACTCCTTCAAGATTACCGGGACTCCTGCACACTCTCTGAGactcaggctgaggcagcagctgAGGCCTTGTCCAAGAAGAACTTAGAGAACATGGTGTGA